From the Helicoverpa zea isolate HzStark_Cry1AcR chromosome 27, ilHelZeax1.1, whole genome shotgun sequence genome, the window atataaaatttttcaGGCATGTTATTAACAAAATTTCTAATATTTTTCGTATATTATTTTGTCCAAAGTTACTTAACGAATTTatgaacacattttaatattatattacaaaatagTGCTAAAAGTATAATCTAAACAAGGTCTTAGGAAACGACCGATTTTTTATCGTCCGATAAATCgtccaattttttttaagataagcACTGTTATTACAGGGTGTGTCGTATCTAATCACATTAAaacctatcacatatactttatgatattctatggcgaattgtaaaaaaataaccatttttagttttcataatttacaacatcatgtgtaaagcaaagataaagttaggagtatcgaatgttttgactagttgacagctgtcagtttttaagggacaatttcagttgtttgtaatgactgactcttatgtggttttctaattttcgcaaatttatattctatttactttgtttgaagaATTCATAtcgtatttctttttctttgtgttaatcgacatatattaaccagtatattaacgtattttatttaatttcattaggtacgacacacccgatatattatgGACTAATGTCTAAACTATAcactaatgtcaaaattatcaataaaaaaatttatTTCACTTTCCAATTTATCTAAGTAAAAAATCGGACAAAAAAATTATCGGTTCGTTTtataccaaaacaaaataagtacacTAAATACCTATTTAACTATATCTCGATATAAACTATCTATTCGATTATTACAGTTAAAATTTGAACTAATCTTATACATAAGTTTATAAAGAGAAATAGTAAAGACGGTACTTTTTTAACACTAAAATTTTCAACTGGCATCCACTTTTTGTCACTAAGTCACTAGTGTCTTTTGTCACTTTAAATTTCACTATTTTAATCCCAATTTTGGTTAGTAAAGTccatatttaagtttattttttaatataggtgGCGTTTGCAATATAATTTTGGCTATAAGAccccttaaaaataaaattgtatgttcAATACAGTATTTTTGGTAGTTACCTGacttttcttcaaaaatatccCCATTTTTTTAGAACCATACCTTAATTTGGGGCAATTTTGGCAGtgcgaaaataaatattattaaaattaaactttcaCAATGGCAGTGGTAAAAAGAACCAAAAATTTTGGCAACAAACTCGagacaacattttcaaaatccaCTCAAAAACACTGCACTAACACTTTTACCCCTACAACTTAGGGGGTCTTGAATTTTTAGGGGGTCTAAAAGGCCTCGTACCACCAATTCGTCTACTTGCCACAGAACGCTCACCGCTTACAAATTCTCGTACTAACTATTATAATCCTTATCACATCGGTCATCATGGTCCCAATATTTGTGGTTCCTTGGGACCTCGGTCACATGTCTGCGAGGAGGTGTCTTTGCCTGACCTTCCTCCTCCCCACTGCTTCTCCTGTTCATCCGGGCTCTACCATCCCTATTTCTGGATGTAGACCGATCCTTATATTTCTCTTTATCCTCATCTTCACTAACATTGTCTTTGGACTTCTGTCGAGTCCAATTCCGCTGTCTATTCCTGTTGGGGTCGTCTTTAACATCATTTTTCTCTTTTCTCCAATTCTCTACGGGTCTTCGACTGCTGTTTTTCTGTATTTCATTGTTAACCCTCTCTGGCATTGTTGGGACAGGGGTCCTTTCGTTAACCCGTTCAACGACAGGGGGTCTTTCGGAATTCGAGGGGGTCCTTTCCGGGAATGACTGGAAAGTATCACCCCCTTGCTGGTTAAAGGCTACATTTGTGTACTGATTTTGTATATACGTCCCATCCCCTTGTTGTAGGTAGTTCACAAAGTTTTCTGGGTAGTTGAATCTGTGATTCGGCGGCGGGTAGTCGGGTACGGGGAAGTTTTGTACATTAGGTAACACAGTCTGGTTGAACTCAATCTCTTCTTTCTTCTCTTCTTCTTGCTGCCGCCAAGAGTTCAAGTCATATCTCttgttcaaattatttttggccGTCCAAGTTTCAAAATTATCTTGACTGACAGACAAGGCCTGTTCTTGTCGTAACAGCCCAGCGCCGGCTCCTAAAATCGGCCTCAACTTAGGCTTggtatcttcattattattaagGCTTATCTGAGATATATTTTGGCTGACTTTTTCAGCGATTTCAGTGGTCTCACTTCTGAAGTCATCTTTTTCTGGGGATTTCTTCCAGGAGCCGTAGGAGACTTCGCTGAAGTTTTCCTCTGTGGTGAGCTCAAGATGTGCCGCGTAGAACTGTTGGAGGGTGTTGGGGAGGGGGAGGAACTTGTTGAGGCACAGGTCTGCGGAGAGGAGCAGCCAGATGGTGCTGACGGGAGGGGGGGAGAGGAGTCGGAGGCGGATGGAGATGGATAACTCGTCTAGTTCCTGAGCGAGCACAGAGAGGAGTTCGCGACCGTTCTGCATTAACTGGAATGAGATAAGTTGACGTTtagattttttagttatgttattttatttgacgaCAGTGGTAAAAATTATGATCCTAAATTAGACTGCCTTTTAGATCATTTTTTATAGAAGTGCTGATTCCAATTTTTTTCATGTTTGAATTAAATGAGAAAAATGACATTCTTAGACAATAAAGAGCGAATTACTACTTAATGAGAATTCATAAGGATATATTATGTTTCATAAGGACATGTTCAGGAAGAAATAAGCTGAATTTTGTACAAGTTTACTCAGcgtaattataaatatatatataatttgaCAATCAGCTCCGTTTTGTGTACACAAATCAAGTTCAGTTTAATTGATAGTGTGTTGGAAAAATGATCCACTAAATTTAAAACTTGTAATAGACCTTGCAAAAAACACTGtctaacatattaaaaaaaaatattcaggcAGTCTACGTGGACAAAGTGACATACAAAAGCCagttcaaaatatataaataagtaaatacagACCTGTGTAGCGAGACTGCGGTGTGCCCGTATGTCGTCACTGGCGAGCAGCGCTCGCATGTACTGCAGCAGCGGACTCGCCAGGATATGCACCTTGTTGCCGTTGCAGAGACGAGCCTCTGTGaattaataggtacataatttgtTAGTCattagttattttatatttcttctcCTAATAAAACAgcttaaatatattctcttgtaaagAGTTGTGAAGCAATgtagagttaccgcggccctggtacatacgcggcctacgacggaacacgacgggttttagtcagtaagagtctgacactcaccgctgctgacccacagcgggagggggcatGTGATGAGTTcatcagaaaaaaaacatcataacAACGTCagtcacacacgcatgtgctcgatgcacgacactcagtacgGACAGGACCTCGAGAAGAACATTAAAGTACGTCGATACACATGaatgtgtgagtgacatttttacgaacgttagaAGGTAGTATCACAAATGTTTAAATGAATGTAAGTTTAAACTAGTTTAAACTCAGCAGTCATATTTCCgtataatgtaaataagttatagatagttcaactcagatttgcgcgcggccctatgtgtgcgtcggcttgtaaatatacaactttcattcgtgtgacagtgacgtcgtccgagcatgacgtgttctcatcgctttttgttatgggtacagtcgtctacgaaaatgtctagttcttcacggagaaaatgttttaaggagtcaggtagcgtttcaaaaaaatgaaacaacattcaaagctttttattattacattttacagtttatcattattttctcatacggcttttcaaattgacattgacagtatctaagaaataaatgaagtgaaatatctaagatgaattaaatactccttacatattttctagctcggggtacgcggacaataaataaatgtgtggactaagaatgtaaaagacctataatttagtattataatggaaacaaaatgtgtggggaattttaaaaaattatattgcttcgcataatgtcgaccaaaataagacggaaataatgaaactcataaatgaacgtttaagtcaaattgatgaagggatgttgggtaatacttgtcgacatgtacaaaagaaaaaagaagaatactatagacattttgacatggagtcagaatttaaaattaacattggtgaaagtagcgaatccgaaaattcatcatttgatttttcaagtagcgatacagaatcattataaataaataaactaaattacgtaataactgtactttaaacagccgtatacaacccctaaataactgtatttgtacccgactgtacctcttgtcacgcacataaagtcactgtatatgtacaagggttacccacacatagggccgcgcgcacgactgagttgaacttactatactatAACTATGAAAATGATGTATTTACCTGCAAAATAGTCTCCCATGAGGTTTGCAgcgtttattaaaaataatggatTTGAGCGTTCCAGTACATCTAGTtctgaaataaaggaaaaaaaacattttgaatattatgtatataCAGAGGGGCTTGTGGCTAAGTAACACCCACACGGGTCTATCAATCATAAGGTTAGGCAACGTTTGGTTCGGTATGTGGatggtgaccatcttgtcatgtcgagttcctctgtgtttcggaagacTCAGTTATACATTGatgggtctcggctgtcatttgaacatttttgacagTTGTTATTAGAAGTTAGTCTTAGTCGAAGCTAGTacctaagtctgacaactagtgtaaccaaggggtattgggttgcccgggtaactgggttgaggaggtcagataggcagtcgctccttgtaaagcactggtgctcagctgcatccggttagactggaagccgacctcaagatagttgggaaaaaggctcggaggatgatgatgatgacggtgCTAGGCAGATGGTGTAACACTTACTGGAGAAGGTCCCCTGCATGACCACATTGAGGAGTTCAGCTCGCAGCAGCTGCTGTCGCTGCTGACGGGTGAAGGAGGCTCCGACGGCTGCCAGCTTGCGGGCTGTGACCGGGTTCAGCAGGGCTGCGGCGCGGAATGTGCTGAATGCTTGCCtgaaaacatagaaaaataaacGGTTATAAGGTAAAATTTAAACTAGGCTGAAAACCAGCACtatttgaaggtcaaatttgcaaataacagcccccaaaacgcccacccttcaccacgtTCCATGGGTTATTGCTGGGAAAAAGAAGTTGTAGAACAAACTCCCCAACGACAGTAAAACTCGACTTGTCTATCACGAAAAATCAAAACGTACTCTATACCTAATTTTAAATTGCAACCGACtttttcaacgaaataaacCACGCGAACGCCTTACGGCAGTTCCCAACTGTACCTAtgtgttgttttgcttactaaagaCAGAATTTTTACATCACCAGGGACCAGCCGTTACCTATGTTGAGATAAATACCTAGACACCATTCGACTGTTTTGTTTCATGCAAAACCATTTGTGACCTGGATTGACACGGAGATCGCAACCCACTGGTTGAAGAGGCAACACAATTACACCGTGTTGAgaatttacaatattgtacCTTGGATTGAGAGGTAAGACTAAGGTCTTACCTCTCAATCCAAGGTTCATCCAAGGTACATTGTTATGTGAAATgtaaaaccatattttttttattaaaaaaaataaaatatttaaattaaatattaaacataaaaagaagaaaaaaaaagtttaatttaaattaaacattaagcAGAAGAATTTCATAACAACCCTGTACGGAATGCAAAAACGGGACCAATGTGtttgtaagtacaaaatgttaaGATGTTGGTACTCACTGCAGGCGGGTCTCGTCCGGACACATGGAGCAGACGGTGGTCTCGAAGTGCCGCAGCTTCCGGTTGAACTGGATGCCGTCCTCGCCAGGGGAGAACTGCTCCAACTGAAAATACCATtgttaatatacataagtactgatctatactaatatagcAAAGAAAAGAAGACAATAATATGCCCAAAGCGACTGAGGCTACAGAACACTATCCCCGGGTGACATGACTACATTTTATCTGGGAACTGGAGGTCGTTTCTTCAGGATGCGGGTGGGAAcaagaataagaatctttatttgtatgaaacacgGAATGCGGGTAGCAGTTATTAAAATTGCAAATGTGTAATCAATTTGCCTGCAAACTGGTCAAGAGGTAACTTAGACTTGTGGGAAGAAcataaatatgataatttgACATTTAATTCTCATCTAGATATGGAACGCGCGTGAAACTGCGGGAAGATGCTGCTAATGTGCAATAGAAATTTTACAACATAAGCTGCAATAATTAGTAGCAGTAATTTCATGTaaaatgtatgtgtgtatgtttcaCCTGTAAAACAAACCAGTAATATCACCGCGCACTTACCAGGGTCAGCAGCGGTACATATTGGTCGTCGACTCGGAGCATGTCTTTGAGCGAGCTGTCCTCCTCCGGCGCCTCCTTGTCGGACTCCAACGCCTGTCCGTCACTCTTCACCCCCACTAGTTGTGTCTGTACCTCTGTTGTCAGTAATATCACTCACCAGGGTCAACAGTGGTACATATTGGTCGTCGACTCGGAGCATGTCTTTGAGCGAGCTGTCCTCCTAAGCGCCTCCTTGTCGGGCTCCAACGCTTGTCCGTCACTCTTCACCCCCACTAGTTGTGTCTGTACCTCTGTTGTCAGTAATATCACTCACCAGGGTCAACAGTGGTACATATTGGTCGTCGACTCGGAGCATGTCTTTGAGCGAGCTGTCCTCTTCCGGCGCCTCCTTGTCTGGAGTCTCCTTGTCGGGCTCCAACGCCGGTCCGTCGCGCTTCACTTCCATTCTAGTTGGGTCTGTAGGTAAAGAAATGAAGGGATTTAGTTTaaaaattttggaaaaatagTTATGTCTGGGGTaatctcaaaaacaaaaatagtttgataaactaaaaacacccttttgattttgattaaagttcgccatattggatttgtaatgacgtttcttagctagtcatgtattgtcatcagaactcggagcgtgtgcaaaatttcatcctaatcgaagaccgggaagtgagttaaattaagattccaatattttcttacatagttacaagtgaagcgtgttaaaataatgaagaaatgtatttagaaaatatatgtGGGCTATGTATGTCTGTAGTTATTTCAAAAACAGTTCCAAGTGCgattaggattttttttgtatcctaaacgctccgaaactcctcctcctccgagcctttttcccaaactatgttggggtcggcttccagtctaaccggatgtagctgagtactagtgctttacaaggagcgactgccctgcctgacctcctcaacccagttacccgggcaacccaataccccttggttagactggtgtcagacttactggcttctgactacccgtaacgactgccaaggatgttctatgacagccgggacctacagtttaacgtgccatccgaaacacagtcattggtgtctaagatatacttagaaagtacatacaaacttagaaaagttgcattggtacttgcctgacctggaatcgaacccgcgccctcatactcgagaggttggttctttgcccactaggccaccacgacttttaaccTATATATCCTAaacgctccgaaactattgaatcgatttgaaaaattctttcactgttgctACGCTCTTTCCCAGTaacaaagctatattttatcccggtacgggcagtagttctcacgggacgatTGTGAAACCGCGTAAATAACAAGACATTTTCAAACATCAAAATCTACCTGTATCCGTTTCAGCACATTCTTCCGCCCAATCTAGTCTTTCATTAATCACCATTTTTGAACCACAAAATACCACTTTTTGACAATAACAGGCCAAAATCACAACTTCACTGTACAAAGTCACAGGTGCTTCTAAATTCAACAATTTAAAGTATCCTATTACTTAATCTATTGCTACAAAAGAGGTAcctgtatttacaaaaaaatcctaCTTTAGTATTCCATCTCTTTCTTACATATAGGCGTTTAATATTGCCATCTCACAATTCTATTGTTAatggattatataaagcacAGGTAACTTAAGTACCTACAGGTAACTAGTAAATGACCATAATAAGCTGTCCCACTCACtcatatttacaacaaaaacagGTAAGTAGCCTTTTTTGAcacttgtttgaaaaaaaaaaagcattCATACTCTCATTTCACAGTACTCCAGTATAATaaggtactttctaagtatatcttaaacaATGGTAAACTAATTTCATCACTAGCATTTGTATCgtactgctgggctgcggcctcctctcacatggagaaggattgagcgttaatcaccacgtgcgAGAGATGCGGGTTGGTTCATTTCACACTAATAGTACCTATGCTCTTTGTGTATCCATGTCAGTGTTTAAATATAGTCAggagaagccagaaagtccaCAACCAGACTCGAAACTAtttccaacatagttggttTGGCTGTTGAACCTGCAGCATATTTCCGCACTGttcgactgcctcgttggtctagctgtcgcaagcgcggctgctgagcacgagttctcgggttcgattcctgagtcgggccaaaatcgctttgtgggttttcgaaACTTACATAAAGCAGCTCAAAcctggaaattggtgattgatacactcgtgcatcggagatcacgtaaatgtcagtcctgcgcttgatctctctccggtcgtgtcggattgctgtcccatcgggctatgagtgtaaaggaatag encodes:
- the LOC124643476 gene encoding uncharacterized protein LOC124643476 isoform X1, producing MSSVGRGRGYTGRHHLREPRPGDDADSDAARTLAELSPRSTDPTRMEVKRDGPALEPDKETPDKEAPEEDSSLKDMLRVDDQYVPLLTLLEQFSPGEDGIQFNRKLRHFETTVCSMCPDETRLQQAFSTFRAAALLNPVTARKLAAVGASFTRQQRQQLLRAELLNVVMQGTFSKLDVLERSNPLFLINAANLMGDYFAEARLCNGNKVHILASPLLQYMRALLASDDIRAHRSLATQLMQNGRELLSVLAQELDELSISIRLRLLSPPPVSTIWLLLSADLCLNKFLPLPNTLQQFYAAHLELTTEENFSEVSYGSWKKSPEKDDFRSETTEIAEKVSQNISQISLNNNEDTKPKLRPILGAGAGLLRQEQALSVSQDNFETWTAKNNLNKRYDLNSWRQQEEEKKEEIEFNQTVLPNVQNFPVPDYPPPNHRFNYPENFVNYLQQGDGTYIQNQYTNVAFNQQGGDTFQSFPERTPSNSERPPVVERVNERTPVPTMPERVNNEIQKNSSRRPVENWRKEKNDVKDDPNRNRQRNWTRQKSKDNVSEDEDKEKYKDRSTSRNRDGRARMNRRSSGEEEGQAKTPPRRHVTEVPRNHKYWDHDDRCDKDYNS
- the LOC124643476 gene encoding uncharacterized protein LOC124643476 isoform X2 — encoded protein: MLRVDDQYVPLLTLLEQFSPGEDGIQFNRKLRHFETTVCSMCPDETRLQQAFSTFRAAALLNPVTARKLAAVGASFTRQQRQQLLRAELLNVVMQGTFSKLDVLERSNPLFLINAANLMGDYFAEARLCNGNKVHILASPLLQYMRALLASDDIRAHRSLATQLMQNGRELLSVLAQELDELSISIRLRLLSPPPVSTIWLLLSADLCLNKFLPLPNTLQQFYAAHLELTTEENFSEVSYGSWKKSPEKDDFRSETTEIAEKVSQNISQISLNNNEDTKPKLRPILGAGAGLLRQEQALSVSQDNFETWTAKNNLNKRYDLNSWRQQEEEKKEEIEFNQTVLPNVQNFPVPDYPPPNHRFNYPENFVNYLQQGDGTYIQNQYTNVAFNQQGGDTFQSFPERTPSNSERPPVVERVNERTPVPTMPERVNNEIQKNSSRRPVENWRKEKNDVKDDPNRNRQRNWTRQKSKDNVSEDEDKEKYKDRSTSRNRDGRARMNRRSSGEEEGQAKTPPRRHVTEVPRNHKYWDHDDRCDKDYNS